The sequence CAGTTTGAAACTAAAATGAATGAATTTGGCAAATTGCAACAACAAGTACAAACACGTGTACAACAAGGTATGGGGCAAATTGAAAATACTTTAAATAATCGTATTAGCCAAGTAACCGAACAATTGCGTGTTGAAAATAAGTTTGATATTGTTTTAGAGCGTGGTGTTGTATTATCTTATGATAAGAAAGTGGATATTACAGATAAAGTAATTCAACGTTTAAATGCGATTAAATAATATTAAATTCTAATAAAGCGTGTATCATAATGATATACGCTTTAACTGATTTTATATTGTTCTTTAAATAAAATCATCTCGTGAATAATACATTTTATGATACATCAATCTTATCGTTTAGCTGAGCTTGCTTCCCATATTCAAGCAAAAATTATTGGCGATGAAAATATAGTCATTGATAAAATGGCAAGTTTAGCCAATGCACAACCTACACAATTAAGTTTTGTCAATGGAACAAAATATATTGAATCTGCTTTACAAACAAAAGCAGGCGCATTAATTGTGAATGAAGATGTATTACAAAATTTACAATCACAAAATTTAAATATTCCTTATTTAGTAGTTGCTAATCCTTATTTGGCTTTTGCTATTTTAACTCATGTGTTTGAAGTTAAGCATATAAAACGTGGTATTGAGCATACAGCACAAATTGATGATTCAGCGATTATCGGTGACAATGTATATATTGGTCATCATGTGGTCATTGGTCATCATGCAGTGATTGGAGACAATACCATTATTTTAGCCAATACGGTCATTGGTGATAAAGTTGAAATTGGTGCAAATAGTTTTATTGAAAGTAATGTCAGCATTATTGGCGAAAGTAAATTAGGTCAAGGTGTACGCATTCATGCTAATACTGTGATTGGTGGTGAAGGTTTTGGTTTTGCACCGTATCAAGGACAATGGCATCGTATTGCTCAATTAGGTTCAGTGCGTATTGGCAATGGTGTACGTATTGGCTCTAATTGTAGTGTTGATCGTGGTGCATTAGATGATACGATAATTGCTGATGGTGTAATTATTGATAATTTGGTACAAATTGCCCATAATGTACAAATTGGCGAACATACTGCGATTGCGGCAAAATGTGGTATTGCAGGTAGCACTAAAATTGGTAAAAATTGTATTTTAGGTGGCGATTGTGGTTTAGTTGGACATATTAGCATTGCGGATAATGTAACTTTAACTGCCCAATCAATGGTTACTAAAAGTATTACCGAAGCTGGAAGTTATTCTTCAGGAACAAGTTTTTTTGAAACTAATCATTGGAAAAAAACGATTGTACGTTTAAGACAATTAGCAGATTTGCCATTGACCCAGATGACTAAAAAGATAGATGATATGCAGGCTAAGATTGAAACCCTACAGGCAAAATTACCCAAATAATTGCCTAGATAAATGAGTGAGTATCATCATGACTGAAACTGTTAATTTGCCTAAATTTCCTTTAATGGCACCTGACATTCATAAGTATTTACCACATCGCTATCCATTTTTATTGGTGGATCGTGTATTAAGTGTAGAAGATAAAACCATTGTGGGTTATAAAAATGTCAGTTTAAATGAAGAGTTTTTTCAAGGACATTTTCCCAATCAACCAATTATGCCTGGTGTGTTGATTGTTGAAGCATTAGCACAAGTATCTGGTGTCTTAGGCTTTATTTTAAATGATGTATTACCTGATGGTAATTCACTATTCTTATTTGCGGGTGCTGAAAAAGTACGCTTTAAACGTCCTGTTGTGCCTGGTGATCAATTA comes from Moraxella sp. ZY210820 and encodes:
- the lpxD gene encoding UDP-3-O-(3-hydroxymyristoyl)glucosamine N-acyltransferase — its product is MIHQSYRLAELASHIQAKIIGDENIVIDKMASLANAQPTQLSFVNGTKYIESALQTKAGALIVNEDVLQNLQSQNLNIPYLVVANPYLAFAILTHVFEVKHIKRGIEHTAQIDDSAIIGDNVYIGHHVVIGHHAVIGDNTIILANTVIGDKVEIGANSFIESNVSIIGESKLGQGVRIHANTVIGGEGFGFAPYQGQWHRIAQLGSVRIGNGVRIGSNCSVDRGALDDTIIADGVIIDNLVQIAHNVQIGEHTAIAAKCGIAGSTKIGKNCILGGDCGLVGHISIADNVTLTAQSMVTKSITEAGSYSSGTSFFETNHWKKTIVRLRQLADLPLTQMTKKIDDMQAKIETLQAKLPK
- the fabZ gene encoding 3-hydroxyacyl-ACP dehydratase FabZ — encoded protein: MTETVNLPKFPLMAPDIHKYLPHRYPFLLVDRVLSVEDKTIVGYKNVSLNEEFFQGHFPNQPIMPGVLIVEALAQVSGVLGFILNDVLPDGNSLFLFAGAEKVRFKRPVVPGDQLVLKSELIMQRSSLYKYNCTALVDNQVVATAEIMISHQKLSNNEQ